From Lysobacter lycopersici:
GGTTACGCCGTGTTCTTCTTCCCGCCCGCGCTCGAGGCGCTGGGCGATGCGATCAAGCCCTACCTGCAGGAAGGCCCGCTCGGGCCGCACGTGCCCTGCCGCGAAGTGGACACCGCCGGTGCCTTCATCGAGATGACGCTGGAAGGACAGACCGCGAAGGGCGAGAAGGTCGCGCTCGAATTGATGGTGCCGGGCAGCATGGTGCGCATGATCGTGTCCGCGCACAGCGACAGCGAATTCGGCTTCTACGTGCGCGGCAAGCCGGCGATGCTGGAGCCGGGCATGACCACGACCGCGGCTGCTTCGCAACCCGCGCCGCAATCCGCGCCGGACGCGGTCGTGGCGAAGGACGCGCCGAAGTCGTAGCGTTCAGCGCTCCGATCCGACTTCGACGACCGGACCGTTGTCGAACTCCAGCCGCTTCCATTGCCGCCCGTCGAATCCCTCCAGCGGCGCGAAACGGCGCTTGTAGTCCATCTTGTCGTGGCCGGCGATCCAGTAGCCGAGGTAGAGGTGGCTGCGCGCGTCGCGCGCGGCCCATTCGAGTTGCCTGAGGATCGCGAGCGTGCCGAGTCCGCGCGCGGATTCGTCGGGATCGTAGAAGGTGTAGACCGCCGACAGCGCATCGGGCACGAGGTCGGTGACCGCGACCGCGAGCAGGCGATGGTTTTCGGCTTCGCGCAATTCCAGGAAGCGCCCGTCCGACCAGCTGCCGACGAGGAACTGGTCGAACTCGGCGGAGCCGTGGTCGTCCATGCCGCCGCCGGGGTGGCGCGCGCGCAGGTAGCGCTGGTACAGCGCGATGTGTTCGTCGCGGCGTTCGGCGGGCAATACACGCGCGATGACATCGGCGTTGCGCGCGAGGCAGCGGCGCTGGCCGCGATCCGGACGGAAACCGGCGACGGGGATGCGCACCGCGACGCAGGCCCGGCAGCCGTGGCAGTGCGGGCGATAGACGATGCCGCCGGAACGACGGAAGCCCCAGCCCAGCGCGACCGGATAGGCCTGCGCCAGGCGCGGGTCGCGCGGATCGATGACGAGGTCGCGGGCGATGCGCTCGGGGAAATACCCGCAGACGTGGTCACCGGTGTGGAACACGCGCAGTTGTTCGGTTTCGCGCATGAACGGAGTCTAGCGCTGCGCGGTCGCGCTGGTCGCGACGGTCAACCGCCACCCGGCCGGGGCGTTTACCGTGGCAGGCGACGCCCCCCGTCGCCACGAGGATCACGATGAAAAACCCCATGCCCCATCCCCGCGCGCTGCTGGCGCTCGCGTTCGCCGCCGTACTCGCATCGACCGCTGCCTGCGCGCAGCAGGCGGCCACGCCCTCGACCTCCACCGACGCCCCGCGCCAGCGGCTCGACGCCAACGGCGATGGCATGATCGACAAGAGCGAAGCGGCCAAGGCCCCGCGCCTCGCGCAGAAGTTCGACCAGCTCGATACGAATCACGACGGTCGCTTGACCGCGGACGAATTACCGCACGGCCAACGTGGCGATCGCGGCGGACGCGATGGAAACGATGGCTCCGGCGGCGGCATGCACGAGCGCATGATGCAGCTCGACACCGACCACGATGGCCGCATCAGCAGCAAGGAAGCAGCGGCGAAGCCGGAACTGGCGCAGCGTTTCGCCCAGATGGATTCCAACCACGACGGATTCCTCGATCGCAGCGACTTCGAGGCGCGCAGGCAACAGAAGCGCGATGAGTGCTTCGCGAACGCGGATGCGGACAAGGACGGAAAGTTGAGCCGCAGCGAGTACGACAGCGCGCACCAGCAGTGCCAATCGCACGGGGGCATGCGCGGTCCGCGCGGCGGCGGCGACACGCCTACGCCCCCGCCCGCGGGCTGATCAGCGCGGTTTCGGCTGCGCCTCGGCGACGAAGCTCCACTGGCCGTCGTCGAGGCGCAGGTCGTAAGTACGGTCTTGCGGTTGCAGCGGTTGTTCCGTGCGCCGCAGGACCACGCTGCCGCCTTCGGGCGTGCGCACGTAGTCGCGCAGCGCGAGCAGGATCGCCGGCTGTTTCGTCGCACGGACGCTGATGCCACCGACGTCCTGCACGCAGGCCGACAGCGGCGCGACCCGCGCATCCGCCTTCGCCAACCGCGCGAGCATGTCCGGCGACGGATCATTTCCACCAAGACCGATGCAGGCGGTGCGGTCGCCGAGGTCGGCGAGTTCGCCGAGCAACAGCAATTCCGCCATGCGATCGGGCAATGCAGCCGGAAGCGGTGAATCGACGGTCGCGGTCGAAATCGGCGCCTTCGGTTTCGAGGCATGCCGCACCGTGAAGCTGCCGACCGCCACCGCAATGGCAATCGCCGCGAGCAGCACCAACTTCAGTCGCCCGCTGCGCTTGCGCGGCTTCGAGTCTTCGCCATCCCCCGCGGGCAGGTAGCTGTCGAGCGGCGTGCGGGTGGAATCGAGCAGGCCGGCGCCGCGCATCAGTTCGCGCGCACGCGGCTGGTCCTCGGCGTTGACGATCCACACCGCCGGTTCCGGCCCTTCGCGCGCGTCGTCGCGATAGCTGAAATTGCCGCGGATCGCGCCGCGGTAGGAACGCCCGTCGGTGATGCGCACCTCGATGCCGTGTCCTTCGAGCAGGCGCGCGACGCCTTCGACGTTTTCCAGCCGCGGGCTGGCGAAGATGCGGCGCATGTCAGGCCTTCTTGTCCGGAACCACGCGGATCATGCCTTCCTGCACCGTGCTCGCGACCAGCCGGCCGTCGCGGTCGTAGATGAGGCCGCGTGCGAGGCCGCGCGCGTTCTGCGCGGTCGGGCTGTCGATGGCGTACAGCAGCCAGTCGTCGGCACGGAACGGGCGGTGGAACCACAACGCATGGTCGAGCGAGGCCATCGCCACGTTCGGCTGGTAGTAGCTGATGCCGTGCGGGAAAGTCGCGGTGCCGAGCAACTGGAAATCCGACGCATACGCGAGCAGCGCGCGATGCAGTTCGGGCGCGTCGCCGACCTTTTCCGAGAGGCGGAACCACACCTGCTGGAACGGCGGGCGCTTGGTCGGATTGAGTTCGTCGCGCGGATAGATGTGGCGGAACTCGAACGGGCCGGTGCGGTCGAGCCAGCGCTGGACCTTGGTCGGCAGTTTCGCCAGCACGTCGAGCGGGATCGCCGGCGCCGGGGCGAGGTCCTCCGGTTTCGGAACTTCGGGCATGGACATCTGGTGTTCGACGCCTTGTTCCTCCTGCTGGAACGAGGCGGCGCAGAAGAAGATGACCTGGCCGTGCTGGATCGCGGTGACGCGGCGCACGGAGAAGCTGCCGCCGTCGCGGGTGCGGTCGACGTTGTAGACGATGGGGTGTTCGATGTCGCCGGCGCGCAGGAAGTAGGCGTGCAGGGAATGCGCGGCGCGCGGTTCGCCGGCCGAATCCATCGTCGCCTGCGCGGCGGACAGCGCCTGGCCGAGGACCTGGCCGCCGAAGACGTATTTGGTGCCGATGTCGCGGCTCTGGCCGCGGAACAGGTTGTCCTCCAGCCGTTCCAGCGACAGCAGGTCGATCAGTTCGGAGACCGGGGAGGTCATGCGCGGCTCGCGGGAAGGGGCGCGTCAGTATACGGGGCGGCGCGGGTCGGATCGCAGCCGGATCCGGGTTTGCAGGGTAGGATCACGGAATATCCCTGTGCATCGTGATCGTTTGTTGTCTATGAAGATATTTCAGGCCTTGGAAGCAGAATATTCGGCGATCCGTTCCTTGAATTCGGATGTCGGAGATATTGCCTCAAGGATTTTTGCCAATGCGTTCTTGGCCGCCCAACTAGCCCCTGTGTTTTATTCCTTTCTGCTGCGGGCCGGACTTTCCCAAGGCCGTGGTGTTTTCTTGATTGCCAGCGGAGTCTCGTTCGCGATTACATATGCCGTTGTGAAAATAAAAGGACGTGATTCCGGCGATACCAAGATTTTACTGCGACCGAATGCTGATAAGCGCGAGCGGCTCATCCTTGTCGCCTTCTTGATCGCATTCCCCATCGTAGTGACTGTTGCTTCAGTTCACTCACCGTGGCTCGGCGCGATTGTTTACGTCCTTGTTTCTTCGATTCCATTGCAACGGTGGCTGGCTCCCAGAGCCGAGTAAGTCGCCTTCGATCTTGGACTTACGGCTTCAACCGCTCCAGCTTCACCTGCCGCATCACTTCCGGCCACGGGAACAGCGGGCCCGGATCCAGTTTGCGCGCGACGAGGATGTTCGGGTCGTCGAAGGCGGTTTCCTGGTCACGGTCGAGGTCTTCGTGGCCGGCGATGAAGTGCAGGTTCGGGAGTTCCTTCTGCAATTCCTTCAGCAGCGCGACCAGCGCGTCGATCTGGGCTTGTGGATACGGTTCGGTCATCGCCTGGTGCTTGGAATCGCGCCAGTAGGGATAGCGCCCGGTGTTGACGAGCTCGATCCCGACCGAGCGCGTGTTGTAGCCGCGCACGTGGTTGGCGATGCGCTCGGGACGCACGTACATCACCACGGTGCCGTCGCGGTCGATGTAGTAGTGGCCGCTGTTGCCGGTCTGGCTGCCGGAATACAGGATACGTTCGCCGTATTCGCGCGAAAGCTGCAGCGTCGGCACCTCGGTGCAATGGATCACGACCAGGTCGATCTTCGACAGCGGACGCGGGTCCAGCCGTTCCTCGTAGGGCAGCGGTTCGAGCAGCACGGGCGGCGGCGGAAGGTCTGGAAGCACGGGCCGGATGCTAGCATCGTTGCATGAAAGGGCATTGCATTCTCTCGCACGGCTTCGAAAGCGGACCGGACGCGACCAAGGTCACCGCACTGGCGGAGGCGGCCGAGCGCCTCGGCTGGAGCCACGAGCGTCCGGATTACACCGACCTCGACGCGAAGCGCGAGATGGGCGAACTCGGCGACGTGGCGGCGCGGCTGGAACGCCTGCTCGAACTCGCAGCCGAATGTGCGGCGAAAGGTCCGTTGGTACTGGCCGGTTCCAGCCTCGGCGCATGGATCTCGGGCGCGGCCTCGCTGCGGGTGCCGGTGCGCGGCTTGTTCCTGATGGCGCCGCCGGTGGCGATGCAAGGCGCGCTGCCGCTCGATGCCGCGCGCGTGCCGACCTCGATCATCCACGGTTGGCACGACGAGCTGATCCGGGCCGCGGATGTGGTCGACTGGGCGCGCGAACGCGATGCGCGATTGCTGCTGGTCGACGATTCGCACCGTTTGAGCGATCACGTCGCGGCGAGCGCGGAGGCGTTCGCGGCTTTGCTCGCATCGCTCTGAACCGATGAAATTCTTCGCATCCTGCGGCAAGGGCCTGGAGTACCTGCTGGCCGACGAACTGGTCGCGCTTGGCTGCGCGCGCGCCACCGCGACCGTCGCCGGCGCGAACGTCGAGGGCGAATTGCGTGATGCGCAACGCGCGGTACTGTGGTCGCGGCTCGCGAGCCGCGTGCTCTGGCCGATTTCTGAATTCGACTGCGGCGACGAACACGCGTTGTACGCCGGCGTCGCCGAAATCGACTGGACGCGGCACGTCGCCAGCGGATACAGCATCGCGGTCGATGCGCACGTCTCCGGTTCCGCGATCACCCATGCGCGTTACGCCGCGCAGCGGGTCAAGGACGCGGTGGTCGACGTGCTGCGCGACGCGACCGGCGAACGGCCCGATGTCGATGTCGAATCCCCGGATGTGCGCATCAGCCTCGTCATCCGCAAGGGCAGGGCGACGCTGTCCATCGACCTCGGCGGCGGGCCTTTGCATCGCCGCGGCTGGCGCGGCGCGCAGGGCGAAGCACCGCTCAAGGAAAACCTCGCCGCGGCGGTGTTGCTGCGCGGCGGTTGGCCGCAGACCCATGCCGAAGGCGGCGATCTGCTCGATCCCATGTGCGGCAGCGGCACGTTGCTGATCGAAGGCGCGCTGATGGCCGCGGACGTCGCGCCCAACCTGCAGCGTTTCGAACGCGCAATGCCGACACGCTGGCTGGGTTTCGATGTCGAAGCATGGAACGCATTGCTGGCCGAAGCGCGCGAACGCGCCACGCGCGGACTTGCCGCGCTGCGGCCCTGCATCCACGGCAGCGACCTCGATCCGCACGCGATCCGCATCGCGCAGGCGAATGCACGCGCGGCCGGCGTCGAAACCGACATCGATTTCGCGGTGCGTGATGTCGCCGACCTTCCCGCGATGGAGAATCCGCGCGGCGTGGTCGTGTGCAACCCGCCCTACGACGCGCGCCTCGCCGCCGATCCCGCCTTGTATCGCGCGCTAGGCGACGCGTTGAAACGTGCGGCGCCCGATTGGCGCGCGAGCCTGCTGTGCGGCGATTTCGAACTGGCGAAAGCCACCGGCCTGCGCGCGAACAAGCGCTACCAGCTGTTCAACGGCCCGATCGAATGCAGCCTGATCGTCTGCGATCCGGTCGCGCCGCCCATGCGCGAGTCCGCCGCACCGCGCGAGCTGTCGGATGGCGCGCGGATGGTCGCGAACCGGCTGCGCAAGAACCTCGACAAACTCAAGCGCTGGCGCCAGCAGGACGGCGTGGCCTGCTTCCGCGCCTACGACGCCGACATTCCCGAATACGCCTGCGCGGTCGATGTGTACACCACCATCGGCGACGACACCTGGCTGCACGTGCAGGAATACGCCGCGCCGGCCGAGATTCACGAGGCGACCACGCGCAAGCGGCTCAACGAATTTCTGTCCGCGCTGCGCGAAGTATTCGAGATTCCGCGCGAGCGCGTCGCGGTGAAGACCCGAAGCACCGGCAAGGGCGGTTCCAAATACGGCAACCTCGACCATCGCGGCGAGTTCCTCACGGTCGAGGAAGGCGCGGCGAAGCTCAAGGTCAACCTGTTCGACCATCTCGACACCGGCCTGTTCCTCGACCATCGCCCGCTGCGCGCGCGCATGGCGCTCGAATCCCGCGGCAAGCGTTTCCTCAACCTGTTCTGCTACACCGGCGCGGCCACGGTGCAGGCGGCGGTGCAGGGCGCGACGGAGACCACCAGCGTCGACCTGTCGGCGACCTACCTCGAATGGCTGGCCGACAACCTGCGCGAGAATTCCATCGGCGGCACCCGGCATCGCATCGTCCAGGCCGACGCATTGCGCTGGATCGAGCTTGACCGCGGCGAATACGACGTGGTGTTCTGCGACCCACCGACCTTCTCCAATTCCAAGCGCGCCGACGACTTCGACGTGCAACGCGACCACGTGCGCCTGCTGCGCGCCATCGTGGCGCGGCTCGCGCCGGGCGGCGTGCTGTATTTCTCCAACAACTTCCGCCGCTTCAGGCTGGACGAAGCCGCGATTGCGCAATTCGCCGGGGTCGATGACATCTCCGCCTCGACCATTCCGCCGGATTTCGCGCGCAACCCGCGCATCCACCGCGCATGGCGCATCGCCGCGCTTCACGAAACCGCCATCGACGCGCGCGCATGATCGCGGCCTGACCACGGAACCGACGCATGCCCCCGCATTACCGCGATCGACTTCGCTTCTTCGCGCAATGGCTGCGCAACCCGCGGCGGACGGCGGCCGTCGCGCCCTCGGGCACGGAGCTCGTGGCCGCGATCCTCGCCGAGTTGCCCGATGGCGCCCGCCGCGTGATCGAGCTCGGCGGCGGCACCGGCGCCGTCACCCGCGCGCTTCTCGCCTCCGGCATTCCGGATGCGGGATTGCTGGTGGTCGAATTGAACGCCGCGTTGCAGGCGCAATTGAGGATCGAATTCCCGGAGGTGCGCGTGGCGCTCGGCGATGCCGCGGAACTGCCGCGGCTGGCGCGCGAATCCGGCTACCTCGACGCCGGCCCGGCCGATGCGATCGTCTCCGGCCTCGGCTTGCTGGCGATGGAACGCGAGGCGCAGGCGCGGATCCTGCGCGCGGCGTTCGAATGCCTGCGCCCGGACGGTGCGCTGGTGCAGTTCACCTACGGGCCGCTGTCGCCGGTGCGCGACGAACTGCGCGACGAACTCGGCCTCATCGCGCGCCACGGCGCCTTCGTGCTGCGCAACGTGCCACCGGCGACGGTGTGGGTGTACCGGCGCAACCGCGCGCGCGCGATCAAGCCGCGCAGCGTGGCGAGATAATCGCCCCTCTCCTGGCCTGCGGCCACCACGCCCCGGCCCGTCGGCCTGCATGCCGACGGGCGTTCGCGGGCTCGCAGCTTCGCTGCTCGAAATCCCCGCTTACCCCACGAGGGGAGAGGGGATGGCAATCGACAATTATCTCAGCGCTGGTCGCCGACGACGTCCGGGCGATCCGGGCCCAGCCATTTGTAGATCAGGCCGCCGATGATGCCGCCGACGATCGGCGCGACCCAGAACACCCACAGTTGCGAAATCGCGCCGGAACCGGCGAACAGCGCGACGCCGGTGGAACGCGCCGGGTTCACCGAGGTGTTCGTCACCGGAATGCTGATCAAATGGATCAGCGTCAACGCGAGGCCGATCGCGATCGGCGCGAACCCGGCGGGAGCCTTGCGGTGGGTCGCGCCCATGATCACCACGATGAACATCGCGGTCATCACGATTTCGCACAACACCGCCGCGGCCATGCCGTAGCCGCCGGGCGAACGCGCGCCAAAGCCATTCGTGGCGAATGCGCCGGCCGCGTTCGGGTCGATGGCGAAGCCCGGCGCGCCGCTGGCGATCTGGAACAGGATGAAACCGGCGAGGATGGCGCCGAGCACCTGCGCGACGATGTAAGGCACGAGGTCGCGGGTGGGGAAGCGGCCGCCGGCCCACAGCCCGAAACTCACCGCCGGGTTGAAGTGCGCGCCGGAGATGTGGCCGAAAGCGTAGGCGCCGGTGAGCACGGTGAGGCCGAAGGCCAGCGACACGCCGAGCAGGCCGATGCCGAGCGGGTTGCCGTCGCCACCGAAGTTGGCGGCGAGCACGGCGCTGCCGCAACCGCCGAGCACCAGCCAGAACGTTCCCAGGAATTCCGCTGCGAATCGCTTCATGTGTCGCTCCCCGATGGCCGGACGCCCGGCCTGCGAGCGGAGCATAACCCGCTGTTGTAGGAGCGGGCTTGACCGCGACTGCTCCTGTGGGAGCGACTTCAGTCGCGACAAAATCTCGCGGGATTCGCCCCTCACCCGCGTAACTCGCGCCATCCATGGCGCTCGCCCTTCGGGCCAGCTTCGCTGTTCGCGGGCGCTCCTGCGCCCGCAGTCGGCCACCCTCTCCCTCAAGGGGAGAGGGAATTATTGGACCTGCAGCGTGGCCTTGGGCGCGTCGCCGCGTTCGAGCGCTTGCAGGGTGATGGTGCGGCCGTTGGCGTCGAAGGATTTGGGATCGAGGTTGGTGTGCAGGACGAAGTCCTGCGCGGTCATCGCGTTCGCCGGTGTCCAGCGCATGGCGATGGTGGCATCGCCGGCCCAGACGCATTGGACGTCGGGGCGGCAGCGGGAATCGCCGTTGAGTTTGATGTAGTCGAGGCGGCTGTTGTCGGCGAGTTGTGCGGATTGGCTGGGCGCGAGGGTGATGGTGCTGCCGTCGGCGACGGTGTTCGCATCCGCCGCGGGCGAGGCCGGCGCGGTGGTGCAGGCGGCGAGGGCGAGGAAGGCGAGGGTAGTCAGCAGGCGCATGGGGAGTTCCGGTCTGAAAGAGCAGTCAGGCTACATGACGCATGTAAAGCCACGTCAAAAGCGAAACCACGCTGGCTCCCTAAAGAGAAAGCAGACGCCTGACAAAGCGGCCGTCCAAATCGTAAAGATAGAAAGCTCCCATTCCGGGGGCGCTCACGCATGACTTCGCCTCCTCGTTTGGAGTTGCCGTGTCCATGCCGACAACAATGTTCTTTCCATCTTTGCTTGGTGCGACCGAGTAGGCGCATTGCCAAATCGTTTCATGACAGCCTTTCCAAGTTCTTGTCTTCGCATCCTCCAACGCCAGCTTTTCTTCCTTACTCAGATTCTTTTCGGATTTCGGATTCGGATAGCAATCAAGATAGTACGGTTGCTGTGAGCAGCCGCACAAAAGACCGATAGATACCGCCAGTATGCCAAAGCGCATGGATATGGCTGTCTTGGCCGAAAGGTGATTGATACTGCGCCTGCAAATCCAACTCGGTCAATCGGATGATCGATCCCGCCTCGACGCAATCCGATCTGCGAGGCGTGTCGGTTCCGGCAAGCGATACGTGGTGACGTAGCGCATCACCAGTTCCGGCGCGGATGCCATCGCCACCTTGTGCCCTGGGGAAACGATCAGCGGCAGGCAACCCACCTTGCTGCGCAGCAGCCAGCCGATCTGCTCGCTCTTGTCGCGCAAGGGCGTGAACGCGCCGCGCATGTCGTGCAGGGCCATGCGCGCTTCGCCGATCAGGATCTTCTTCGCCACGCCGATGCTCGGCAATCCCGTCGCGACGCCGAAATGCGCGGCGATGCCGAGCCGGCGCGGATGCGCGATGCCGTGGCCGTCGACGAAGGCGAGGTCGGGCTTCGCCTTCAGCATCTCCAGCGCGGCGAACAACGCCGGCAGTTCGCGGAAACTCAGCAGGCCGGGGATGTAGGGCATCGCCGTCGGTAGGCGCGCGACCTGTTGGTCGAGGACTTCGCGTATGTTGGCGTCAAGCAACACGGCTGCTGCACAGGTTGTCGCGCCTTCGTCCTCGAAGCCGACGTCGAACCCGGCGATGGTGCGCAGCGGCTTCGCGAAGCCATCGCGCAGCGAGACCTCACCCGCAAGTTCGCTTTGCAGCTTGCGCAGCTCGGCGGCGTTGTGGTTCCAGGTCGGGATTTCGCGAGCCATCCGATTCCCCTTGTTCCGTCATCCCGGCGAAAGCCGGGACCCAGTCTTTTGGGTTTCGGCATCCAGAGCTAGGTTCCGGCTTTCGCCGGAATGACGATTTTAATTGGTCGCGAGTGCAGTCAGCAGGCCACGTGCGGCGTTGAAGCGCGTCGCCGCATCCGGCAGGTCGAGCGAAATCCGCAGTTTGTCCGGACCATCCATTTTGTAATGCTTCGGCTGGCCCTGGATCAGGCGGATCACGGTCATCGGATCGACGTTGGGTTTCGCCTCGAACTGCAATCGCCCGCCTTCCGCGCCGAGCACGAGCTTGCGGATGCCGAGCACGGTCGCCTGCAATTTCAGTTCGGCGATGGCGAACAGGTGCTTGGCTGCATCCGGCAACAGGCCGAAGC
This genomic window contains:
- a CDS encoding arginyltransferase, giving the protein MRETEQLRVFHTGDHVCGYFPERIARDLVIDPRDPRLAQAYPVALGWGFRRSGGIVYRPHCHGCRACVAVRIPVAGFRPDRGQRRCLARNADVIARVLPAERRDEHIALYQRYLRARHPGGGMDDHGSAEFDQFLVGSWSDGRFLELREAENHRLLAVAVTDLVPDALSAVYTFYDPDESARGLGTLAILRQLEWAARDARSHLYLGYWIAGHDKMDYKRRFAPLEGFDGRQWKRLEFDNGPVVEVGSER
- a CDS encoding EF-hand domain-containing protein, with the translated sequence MPHPRALLALAFAAVLASTAACAQQAATPSTSTDAPRQRLDANGDGMIDKSEAAKAPRLAQKFDQLDTNHDGRLTADELPHGQRGDRGGRDGNDGSGGGMHERMMQLDTDHDGRISSKEAAAKPELAQRFAQMDSNHDGFLDRSDFEARRQQKRDECFANADADKDGKLSRSEYDSAHQQCQSHGGMRGPRGGGDTPTPPPAG
- a CDS encoding DUF2007 domain-containing protein, with the translated sequence MRRIFASPRLENVEGVARLLEGHGIEVRITDGRSYRGAIRGNFSYRDDAREGPEPAVWIVNAEDQPRARELMRGAGLLDSTRTPLDSYLPAGDGEDSKPRKRSGRLKLVLLAAIAIAVAVGSFTVRHASKPKAPISTATVDSPLPAALPDRMAELLLLGELADLGDRTACIGLGGNDPSPDMLARLAKADARVAPLSACVQDVGGISVRATKQPAILLALRDYVRTPEGGSVVLRRTEQPLQPQDRTYDLRLDDGQWSFVAEAQPKPR
- the tesB gene encoding acyl-CoA thioesterase II; protein product: MTSPVSELIDLLSLERLEDNLFRGQSRDIGTKYVFGGQVLGQALSAAQATMDSAGEPRAAHSLHAYFLRAGDIEHPIVYNVDRTRDGGSFSVRRVTAIQHGQVIFFCAASFQQEEQGVEHQMSMPEVPKPEDLAPAPAIPLDVLAKLPTKVQRWLDRTGPFEFRHIYPRDELNPTKRPPFQQVWFRLSEKVGDAPELHRALLAYASDFQLLGTATFPHGISYYQPNVAMASLDHALWFHRPFRADDWLLYAIDSPTAQNARGLARGLIYDRDGRLVASTVQEGMIRVVPDKKA
- a CDS encoding N-acetylmuramoyl-L-alanine amidase; this translates as MLPDLPPPPVLLEPLPYEERLDPRPLSKIDLVVIHCTEVPTLQLSREYGERILYSGSQTGNSGHYYIDRDGTVVMYVRPERIANHVRGYNTRSVGIELVNTGRYPYWRDSKHQAMTEPYPQAQIDALVALLKELQKELPNLHFIAGHEDLDRDQETAFDDPNILVARKLDPGPLFPWPEVMRQVKLERLKP
- the rlmKL gene encoding bifunctional 23S rRNA (guanine(2069)-N(7))-methyltransferase RlmK/23S rRNA (guanine(2445)-N(2))-methyltransferase RlmL is translated as MKFFASCGKGLEYLLADELVALGCARATATVAGANVEGELRDAQRAVLWSRLASRVLWPISEFDCGDEHALYAGVAEIDWTRHVASGYSIAVDAHVSGSAITHARYAAQRVKDAVVDVLRDATGERPDVDVESPDVRISLVIRKGRATLSIDLGGGPLHRRGWRGAQGEAPLKENLAAAVLLRGGWPQTHAEGGDLLDPMCGSGTLLIEGALMAADVAPNLQRFERAMPTRWLGFDVEAWNALLAEARERATRGLAALRPCIHGSDLDPHAIRIAQANARAAGVETDIDFAVRDVADLPAMENPRGVVVCNPPYDARLAADPALYRALGDALKRAAPDWRASLLCGDFELAKATGLRANKRYQLFNGPIECSLIVCDPVAPPMRESAAPRELSDGARMVANRLRKNLDKLKRWRQQDGVACFRAYDADIPEYACAVDVYTTIGDDTWLHVQEYAAPAEIHEATTRKRLNEFLSALREVFEIPRERVAVKTRSTGKGGSKYGNLDHRGEFLTVEEGAAKLKVNLFDHLDTGLFLDHRPLRARMALESRGKRFLNLFCYTGAATVQAAVQGATETTSVDLSATYLEWLADNLRENSIGGTRHRIVQADALRWIELDRGEYDVVFCDPPTFSNSKRADDFDVQRDHVRLLRAIVARLAPGGVLYFSNNFRRFRLDEAAIAQFAGVDDISASTIPPDFARNPRIHRAWRIAALHETAIDARA
- a CDS encoding class I SAM-dependent methyltransferase codes for the protein MPPHYRDRLRFFAQWLRNPRRTAAVAPSGTELVAAILAELPDGARRVIELGGGTGAVTRALLASGIPDAGLLVVELNAALQAQLRIEFPEVRVALGDAAELPRLARESGYLDAGPADAIVSGLGLLAMEREAQARILRAAFECLRPDGALVQFTYGPLSPVRDELRDELGLIARHGAFVLRNVPPATVWVYRRNRARAIKPRSVAR
- the aqpZ gene encoding aquaporin Z — protein: MKRFAAEFLGTFWLVLGGCGSAVLAANFGGDGNPLGIGLLGVSLAFGLTVLTGAYAFGHISGAHFNPAVSFGLWAGGRFPTRDLVPYIVAQVLGAILAGFILFQIASGAPGFAIDPNAAGAFATNGFGARSPGGYGMAAAVLCEIVMTAMFIVVIMGATHRKAPAGFAPIAIGLALTLIHLISIPVTNTSVNPARSTGVALFAGSGAISQLWVFWVAPIVGGIIGGLIYKWLGPDRPDVVGDQR
- the nfi gene encoding deoxyribonuclease V (cleaves DNA at apurinic or apyrimidinic sites), giving the protein MAREIPTWNHNAAELRKLQSELAGEVSLRDGFAKPLRTIAGFDVGFEDEGATTCAAAVLLDANIREVLDQQVARLPTAMPYIPGLLSFRELPALFAALEMLKAKPDLAFVDGHGIAHPRRLGIAAHFGVATGLPSIGVAKKILIGEARMALHDMRGAFTPLRDKSEQIGWLLRSKVGCLPLIVSPGHKVAMASAPELVMRYVTTYRLPEPTRLADRIASRRDRSSD